Within the Saccharomyces mikatae IFO 1815 strain IFO1815 genome assembly, chromosome: 11 genome, the region TGAACAGGAGTAAAGAATACCGGAGATAGCTGGATAAGTTTTATTATcggtattattttttttcacctttGAGTAGGATAATGTTACAGTGGAAAACTAATCATactattttttgttattcaCTTAATATGATCGAACCATTTATAGTGGCGTCAGTCAGCAGCATGTGTTGTTGTTGGCGCTATTAaagttgctgttgctgcaaTGAAATTGGGGGGGAAACGGGAGTGTTCGAGCTGGTactgttattgttgtttcCCGTAACCGAATCAATCGCGTTTGCGGTGATATGTTCAATGCTATCTTGGTTTTCCATTATTTTAGTGTCCATATTCAAATTCATGTTCATGGTCTTGTGTGAATGAGCGGCCGGGTTTCCATTTggatcattttcatcaggATAGCAGCTTTCCCATTCCTTTAATCTCTTCTTGTAAGTTTCAGTATATTCTGCCTTTTTAGCAGGATCTAATTCACGCCATCTTTCACCAATAATCTTGGTGATTTCGATTAAGCCCTTATCAGGATTTTCCTTGACGACGGTAGGTCTAATCTCTTGGGTAAATTGAATAAAGGGACCGGATGGTCTTTTTGGAGGTAAAGTCTTTTCGTAAGCGTCTCTTACGACCCTATACTTTTCCCAGTTGGTTCTAAACTCTTCATAGAatggttttttttgatcGTCAGTAAGCTCTTTCCATCTTGCAGAAGCCAATTTAGACAACTCGGGAACTTTCGCTTCAGGAAATTGTTGCAGTAACTCGTTTCTTATAGACatggaaaacaagaaataagCAGAAGAAGGCCTCTTAGGGCCTTGCTTTTTCAactgttttcttctctcaATTCTGCTCTGAGTGGaagataattttttcactaCAGGatgttgctgctgttgctgttgctgttgctggtGCTGgtgctgttgctgttgcatATGACGgtgctgttgttgttgctgttgtagttgctgttgttgcaaTTGTTGTTGcaattgttgttgctgctgcagctgttgttgttgatgcaattgttgctgttgttgcatCTGTTGCTGATGGTGAGTCAATTGAGATGGCATGTTGGGCGGCAATAGGCCAGGGTGACTAGCTGAGTTAGCATTTCCGCCAACATTAGCAGAGGAAGGGTCTAAAAGATTAGAGAGAGCATTCATGTTGTTTGGATAGTATCTCTGCACTTGAGGAAGTTGAGATAAGTATGAAGCTGGGCCAACGGCATTATTGGCGGCTGCCGCAGCAGCGGTGGCCGGGTTCAATTGAGAGGCTGCCAACTGGGCAGTATTACTGCCAGTGCTATTATTGCCACTACTGgggttgttgttgttgttgctgctaCTGGACGCACCTGGACTGCCCGAAGGATTTGTTTGTTTCTGAGTCAAATGGCTTAGAAAGGAGTTGTATAACTCAGAAAACTGTTGCGGATTTATCGTTTGATAGTTTTGCCCGGACCCAGTTTGTTGCATGTAACCGAAATCCTGAGGTATCGCATTAACATTAACACTGCTGTTTGCGTTTGAGTTCGTATTACCgtattgttgttgttgcgACTGCGAACTAGGTTGTCTCAGCGATTGAGGAGGTGGAGGGAAATAAacattttgttgttgttgctgtggTGACTGCTGAAAGTGACCTTGATAAGGCgcttgttgttgttgctgctgctgctgctgctgctgctgttgttgttgggGCTGGCTTTGAAACTGGTTTAAGTATTGGTGAGGCGTTTGATGAGAAGCAGCATCCCTGTACTGAGAGTCGTTGTGCTCGAGACCCTGATACTGCAGCGAATGGTCTTGGCCTATGTTGAGTAGGTTGGGGTTAGAAGCGTCGTCCTGTTTGGGCGACATACCGGTGTTCATTGCGGTTGTAGGTACTGTTAGCGTTATACGTATCAGAGGATGAATGAAGGAAGGGGGTGATCGTTGTGCTCTTGCCTTGAGTTGCGTTGCCTTGCCTTGTCTGTGTGTAATACTGTTCTTTTGTGGGATATCACCGAATAAGCTTCAGCGTCACAGTCTCGCTAGCAGTAGATGTTGGACAGTGACCTAGCAGTAGAGGAAACAGAGTACAATGCAGTACAGTACTACAGCACAACAGTACAGAGGATAACGAAGTAAACTACAACTAGAGCGAGAACGAGAGACAGAAGGAGAGTGAGAAACGAATGTGCCGGGGCCGTGTCTATACCCAATATCAGTTCCCACAACTGGTGTGTGCATTTTTTGTTCCCATTTGTTCTCTCACCAGGGGAggtggaaagaaaaaagaaaagaaagtgagAAGAGCCGGCTGCGCCTCCCCTTAGTTGCCGTAGCATCAGCACACCACACTGACCCCAAAACCCCGCGCGGCCGTCGTCAGTGTCTACTGCACCCATGCCTCCAGGATACTGTATCGCTACCCACGGTTGTTACGTGACgtttttttccatatttggtattattttgttgttaTCGTTGCTGTTACTATAGTTATTACTTGAATAagtattattagtattattattattattattattattattattagtattagtatttttattagtgTATAtcagttttatttttaaaaaagtgAAGTTCTGTATAAGTGCATACATATATGCatgtatatacatatatatatgattcTATGTAGTAGCCTTGATTTTAGCCGCCGACCATGTCTGGTCTACAATTGGTTGGTGTGCACTGATGGGTCGTGTTGAACCTTGATCATAGGTCTGTACACAGGCTCCCACATTTGGGCCTTCACCCACTGTAAACATTCGTCAAAATCACGGGGAACCTTGACAGTCTCACCAGGAGCACCACCTGGtacttgttcttgttcGATACGTGCGGTCCCCTCCTCAAGTGCTTGCAGGATCACGGCTGTTGCTAGACGCGCAGATGTGTTGGTGATAGTGTCCAGACCAGGAAGTAAGCCAGGTTTAGAGTCACCCTCTCTAAGTGGTGACAATTCGGCTAGTTGGTCCACGGCTGCGGAGATCATTTTGTCTGTGATGGTGGTGGCACGTGAGAGCACGGCGCCTAAACCAATACCTGGGAAAGAGTAACAATTGTTGTTCTCCGAGATACGGTATCCGTCAACAGGTGGGAAAGGAGATCCGGTAGCCACAAGAGCATTGTTGTTTGTCCACTTCATTAAGTCGGCAGGAACGGCCTCGTGTAATCTGGTAGGGTTGGATAATGGGAAGATAATTGGTCTAGGATTGTGCTTGTGCATTTCTTCTACGACATCTTGAGTAAACGCGCTCGCTTGAGTAGAACAACCGACTAAACATGTGGGTTTGACGTTTTGCACCACGTCATGCAAAGAACGAGTGTTGATACCGGCCCAGTCTGAATCGTTCTTAGCGTAGGCGTGTTGTGCAGGTGTGGAGTTAGCCTCGTACGATTGCAGAATTAACCCACGTCTGTCCATTAGAAAGATTTTCTTACGCGCTTCTTCCTTGTCAACGCCGTGTGTGACCATATGGTTGACGATTTGGTCTGCGATACCAAGACCCGCTGAGCCGGCACCGTAAACAAGCACCCTAATGTCCTTTAGATCTCTGTTGGTGTGTTTCAAAGCAGCAATCAATGAGGCCATCACGACAGCCCCCGTACCTTGAATGTCATCGTTGAATGAAGGCAATTCGTACCTGTATTTTTCCAGCAATCTTCTTGCATTCTTAACACCGAAATCTTCGAAGTGCAGAACTGCGCTTGGATACACTTTTTTAACGGCCTTGATGAACTTTTCCAAGAATTCGTCATATTGCTTACCTCTGATTCTGGCAAACTTGTTACCCATGTACAATTCGTCACGTGCcagttttttgttgttaGTACCAACATCCAGACATACGGGCAACACACGGCCGGGGTGAATACCACCGCACAGAGTCATCAATGCCAATTTGGAGATGGCAATACGCACACCACCGATACCTTGATCACCAATTCCGAGAATACCCTCCGAGTCTGAGACAACAATGTAGTCTACGTCTTTGTCTCCACCATATGTAGCCAATCTACGCTCGATGGAATCAGGCTCGGTGATGTCCAAAAACACACCTTCTGGTTTTCTAAATCTATGAGAGTAGGCGGCAATGGCATCACCTTCGGTAGGGGTGTAAATGATAGGAACAAGTTCCTTGATATGCTTCCTTATTAATGCAAAATACAACACTTTGTTCTGTACTCTTAAAGACGTCATGAAGTCGTTCTTGGCCAAGGGCGTCTTCAAGTAGCATAACTGCTTATAACTTCTTTCTAGTTGCTCGTCCAAAGTGTTCACTTGAGGTGGCAGCAAAGCCTCCAAATTGAACgcttctctttcttcttgtgtGAATGCAGAACCCTTATTAAAGAGGGGAGAGTTTAAAAGTTGGAAACTCTCCAAAGGACATTCGATGGCACCCTCTACGGCCAAACGAGTAGCATGTGGGTGGGGAGCTTCGAAGATCTTTCTGGCGCGAGATCCAACTGGTGTTTTAGTGACTTCCCCGTCGTTGTATGGCTTTTGGAAAGTATTTTCCCTTGTGGTGGTAGCTTTATGCGATCTTGTATTAGAAGAATATAGACGCTGCTGCTGTGGAATGGGCCATCTTTTTAATGACGATGTCCTTGATGCAGTCAACGATCTGCTTAATTGTGATCTTGCAGCGATCGAAACGGAAAGTTTGGTTCTAAGCATCACCGTACCTCTTTCTTTTGCcttgtttatatatatgcagTAAATTCgtcaaaaaattctcacatttcaaaagaacaagattATAAAACCTGAACACAGTATACGAATAAATACACTGAgacacatatatatatacgtatgTGTATATATGATAATCAAGCCGGTAACGGGTGCGACTTCGTCGCATGTCTATAGCGCTAAAGCTGTAGGCTAAAGGAAGTCAAATGGAGTACTGCGATGCAATAATAGGAGATTgcgaaaatttttcaccatAGAAAGTCGATGATGAGTCGAAGCAAAGGGAACTCGACTCAGTCACTCAGTCAGTTGATGCGATGCGATGTTAGCACAAACAATAACGCGTACGATAATAAAAGATGGAATGCGccaattctttgattttttttttttttgatttctttttaatatCTCCGACTTAAACCGTCTAGGGAAGAGTTAAAACTCCGAGTTGTTCCGGATAGTGTGTAATGTGTGGGTGTTTACTTTCAACGACGCTAGTACAAAATGATATGCAATGAAGATCTCTCCATCGCCTTGAACGGTCAGCAAAACgcaagaattgaaaaaacctTGCAATGCACGATGCAGTATTCAAAATGCACAAAGTGAAACAAATAGGTATCGGAATCAAATACGAAACATTCGCGaaactctcttttttttacctctTGTTGTGTGACCATATATATTGCGGTTAACAAACATTGTAGTTCGTTATAAACAACTAGACTTGATACAGCGCTAGGAGTTGTCCAAGTGgccaaagaagaataaatgTTGATGTGAGAATCGTTCCTCAGGTCGGCTTTAGATTGTTTCTACGGCTTTCTGTGTTTATATAAGTTTTGCCTTCCTTGGTTGGCGCTGAGTGTAAGAACGTGGAAAGTGATTAGTTACGCAGTTTCGTCTAAGAATAGGAAAAAAGTTAATCAAGAGTAGACTTGGCAGTGAAATTACTTGTCATCGTTAAgccagaagaaaaaaatactagaAGCGAGTGTTGCAGTGAGTAGAGCATGGATAGACCTATAGATGATATTGtgaaaaatcttttaaagTTTGTCGTCAGGGGGTTTTATGGTGGTTCCTTTGTACTCGTGCTTGATGCTATACTATTTCATTCAGTCCTCGCTGAAgatgatttgaaacaattgTTGAGCATAAACAAAACGGAATTGGGTCCGCTCATTGCTAGATTAAGGTCGGATAGACTAATATCCATACACAAACAAAGAGAATATCCTCCAAACTCCAAGAGCGTGGAAAGAGTTTATTACTATGTTAAGTATCCTCATGCTATTGACGCTATCAAATGGAAAGTGCATCAAGTGGTGCAGAGATTGAAAGATGATCTGGACAAAAATTCAGAACCAAACGGTTACATGTGCCCGATTTGTTTGACTAAGTACACTCAATTAGAAGCTGTGCAGTTATTAAATTTTGACAGAACAGAATTCTTATGTTCATTATGTGACGAACCGTTGGTGGAAGATGATTCTggtaaaaagaacaaagaaaaacaagataAACTGAACAGGCTGATGGACCAAATTCAACCAATCAttgattctttgaaaaagattgaTGATTCAAGAATTGAGGAAAATACCTTCGAAATTGCGTTGGCTCGCTTGATTCCTCCCCAAAATCAATCACATGCTGCGTACACATATAATCCAAAGAAGGGTAGCACCATGTTCAGACCGGGCGATTCTGCTCCATTGCCAAATCTTATGGGTACTGCTCTTAGTAACGATAGTAGTAGACGTGCCGGTGCTAACTCTCAAGCCACATTACACATCAACATCACCACCGCAAGTGATGAAATGGCTCAAAGGGAACTACAAGAGAGACAGGCTGaggagaaaagaaagcaaaatgCTGTTCCCGAATGGCATAAACAGAGTACTATTGGCAAGACTGCTCTTGGTAGATTggataatgaagaagagttCGATCCTGCAGTTACTGCATCAGCCATGGATTCTATAACCGCTGATAACGAAACTATGCAAGAAACGCCCTACCAAAATAATAGAACTTTGACTGAGcaagaaatggaagaaagagaaaatgaaaagacaTTGAACGATTACTACGCTGCGTTAGCCAAAAAGCAAGCAAAACTGAAagaggaggaggaggaggaggaagaggaagaagaggaagaagaagagatgGAAGATGTTTtggatgataatgatgaagcCGCTCCAGAAAATGCatttgaagatgaatttgaagacGTAACGGACACTGATGGCACAAGAAAgacagaaacaaaaaataccACGTCGAGTGACTTAAAGCAAGATGTAAGTGACAATAAGGCTGTAGAAACCATTACTACCAGTGCCAGTGCTTCAGATCCTAGTGCAAACGTGAAAACGAGTGATAATGATGAGGATGACGAAATGGACATCGAATTTGAAGACGTTTAGTAtaaccttttctttatgaTCTCATCCAGTTGTTGAGTACTATTTCACACATGTCGCACACAGTTTATgatcctttcttttcttctttggttttctattatattgattttttttctttggaagagaagaaaaaaaagaatggaagaatgacatgaaaaaaaaataagaaaaagaaagaggaaCCAACTAATACACCTATCGCATCTCAAGTAAAACGACTagtaaaaatattgaagtaCGAATAATATTTTTCGAGCATATTTAGTTTACGTATATTTAATAAAAACCGTCAAACTTATAGAAGGTACTGGGTAAAGCTTTACTGTTCAGCTAAAAGTActataaaataataatgctGGAGAAGGATACATGGAAATTAGTAACTGCCACAGCACTATTCACTGTTGCAGTGACCACGATTGCAGATTGTGCTTGGGCTCGTTGGCAAACACAAGGGACAGCAATTGTGCAAcgaagaaataaaaacaaaggGGAAAAAACTGAATCAGTTACGGATAAATGCCACCAATATGATGACCACTTTATTCGCCGATCTTTGAAGAACAATATTGAATTCCTTGGCGAAGACACAATCAAAAAACTATCCAATCAATACGTTGTCGTTGTGGGGGCAGGTGGAGTTGGATCTTGGGTGGTCAACTCTTTGGTCCGTTCGGGGTGCCGAAAGATCAGAGTTGTTGATTTTGATCAAGTTTCACTAAGTTCGTTAAATAGGCACAGCTGTGCCATATTAAATGATGTCGGTACTCCAAAAGTGGACTGCTTACAGAGGCACATGTCGGAAATTGCACCATGGTGCGAAATTGATCCAGTCAACGAATTATGGACCCTGGAAAATGGTGAAAGATTAACTCTTGGAAATGGTGCACCTGACTTTATCGTGGACTGtattgataatattgatACAAAAGTTGATTTGCTCGAGTTTGCCTATAACCATGGCATCAAAGTTATTTCATCCATGGGTGCTTCCGCGAAGAGTGATCCTACAAAGCTTAATGTGGGCGACTTGGCCACCACTGAGGAAGATCCTCTTGCAAGGGTAGTGAGaagaaaactgaaaaaaagaggtaTCTTGTCTGGTATCCCTGTAGTGTTTAGTGCCGAAAAACCTGACCCGAAGAAGGCTAAATTACTACCTTTACcagatgaagaatatgaaagAGGGAAAGTTGATGAGTTGAGCGCCTTAAAGGATTTCCGCGTAAGAATTCTTCCCGTTTTAGGTACTATGCCAAGTTTATTCGGACTGACCATCACTACATGGATTCTATCAAATATATCTGATAAACCTTTAGAACCTATTGAGGGTAAAAATAGGATCAAGGTGTATGATGGAATATATCAATCGTTAGCCGGTCAAATGAGCAGGATCGGTATATCAAGCCAACGAATCCCACTAGCTTTGAAGGATGTTAGTTACCTTGTTGAAGAGGTGTTTAAGGGTAAATCTCCAATCAGCGGTACCTCCACTAGACTAACCTTATCTAAATGGGATCCTTCTAAACCTATTTCTCTGCAAAATGTGGTGGTACTAACAAAAAACGAACAGAAAGTACACGAAGACCGCGTTTTGAAAGGTAAAGAAAGCCTAAAGGATGTTTATGACACCAAAGTTCTAGAGTTGATTTCACAAAgatttaaagaagaagcttATTACTCTCAATTCAGATGATCctgtttctttcaaaatataatgcattttttttgtccatAGAATTACATACCTATTTC harbors:
- the IXR1 gene encoding DNA-binding transcription repressor IXR1 (similar to Saccharomyces cerevisiae IXR1 (YKL032C) and ABF2 (YMR072W); ancestral locus Anc_2.535), coding for MNTGMSPKQDDASNPNLLNIGQDHSLQYQGLEHNDSQYRDAASHQTPHQYLNQFQSQPQQQQQQQQQQQQQQQAPYQGHFQQSPQQQQQNVYFPPPPQSLRQPSSQSQQQQYGNTNSNANSSVNVNAIPQDFGYMQQTGSGQNYQTINPQQFSELYNSFLSHLTQKQTNPSGSPGASSSSNNNNNPSSGNNSTGSNTAQLAASQLNPATAAAAAANNAVGPASYLSQLPQVQRYYPNNMNALSNLLDPSSANVGGNANSASHPGLLPPNMPSQLTHHQQQMQQQQQLHQQQQLQQQQQLQQQLQQQQLQQQQQQHRHMQQQQHQHQQQQQQQQQHPVVKKLSSTQSRIERRKQLKKQGPKRPSSAYFLFSMSIRNELLQQFPEAKVPELSKLASARWKELTDDQKKPFYEEFRTNWEKYRVVRDAYEKTLPPKRPSGPFIQFTQEIRPTVVKENPDKGLIEITKIIGERWRELDPAKKAEYTETYKKRLKEWESCYPDENDPNGNPAAHSHKTMNMNLNMDTKIMENQDSIEHITANAIDSVTGNNNNSTSSNTPVSPPISLQQQQL
- the MAE1 gene encoding malate dehydrogenase (oxaloacetate-decarboxylating) (similar to Saccharomyces cerevisiae MAE1 (YKL029C); ancestral locus Anc_2.529), which produces MLRTKLSVSIAARSQLSRSLTASRTSSLKRWPIPQQQRLYSSNTRSHKATTTRENTFQKPYNDGEVTKTPVGSRARKIFEAPHPHATRLAVEGAIECPLESFQLLNSPLFNKGSAFTQEEREAFNLEALLPPQVNTLDEQLERSYKQLCYLKTPLAKNDFMTSLRVQNKVLYFALIRKHIKELVPIIYTPTEGDAIAAYSHRFRKPEGVFLDITEPDSIERRLATYGGDKDVDYIVVSDSEGILGIGDQGIGGVRIAISKLALMTLCGGIHPGRVLPVCLDVGTNNKKLARDELYMGNKFARIRGKQYDEFLEKFIKAVKKVYPSAVLHFEDFGVKNARRLLEKYRYELPSFNDDIQGTGAVVMASLIAALKHTNRDLKDIRVLVYGAGSAGLGIADQIVNHMVTHGVDKEEARKKIFLMDRRGLILQSYEANSTPAQHAYAKNDSDWAGINTRSLHDVVQNVKPTCLVGCSTQASAFTQDVVEEMHKHNPRPIIFPLSNPTRLHEAVPADLMKWTNNNALVATGSPFPPVDGYRISENNNCYSFPGIGLGAVLSRATTITDKMISAAVDQLAELSPLREGDSKPGLLPGLDTITNTSARLATAVILQALEEGTARIEQEQVPGGAPGETVKVPRDFDECLQWVKAQMWEPVYRPMIKVQHDPSVHTNQL
- the TFA1 gene encoding transcription factor TFIIE subunit TFA1 (similar to Saccharomyces cerevisiae TFA1 (YKL028W); ancestral locus Anc_2.528), translated to MDRPIDDIVKNLLKFVVRGFYGGSFVLVLDAILFHSVLAEDDLKQLLSINKTELGPLIARLRSDRLISIHKQREYPPNSKSVERVYYYVKYPHAIDAIKWKVHQVVQRLKDDLDKNSEPNGYMCPICLTKYTQLEAVQLLNFDRTEFLCSLCDEPLVEDDSGKKNKEKQDKLNRLMDQIQPIIDSLKKIDDSRIEENTFEIALARLIPPQNQSHAAYTYNPKKGSTMFRPGDSAPLPNLMGTALSNDSSRRAGANSQATLHINITTASDEMAQRELQERQAEEKRKQNAVPEWHKQSTIGKTALGRLDNEEEFDPAVTASAMDSITADNETMQETPYQNNRTLTEQEMEERENEKTLNDYYAALAKKQAKLKEEEEEEEEEEEEEEEMEDVLDDNDEAAPENAFEDEFEDVTDTDGTRKTETKNTTSSDLKQDVSDNKAVETITTSASASDPSANVKTSDNDEDDEMDIEFEDV
- the TCD2 gene encoding tRNA threonylcarbamoyladenosine dehydratase (similar to Saccharomyces cerevisiae YHR003C and YKL027W; ancestral locus Anc_2.527); this translates as MLEKDTWKLVTATALFTVAVTTIADCAWARWQTQGTAIVQRRNKNKGEKTESVTDKCHQYDDHFIRRSLKNNIEFLGEDTIKKLSNQYVVVVGAGGVGSWVVNSLVRSGCRKIRVVDFDQVSLSSLNRHSCAILNDVGTPKVDCLQRHMSEIAPWCEIDPVNELWTLENGERLTLGNGAPDFIVDCIDNIDTKVDLLEFAYNHGIKVISSMGASAKSDPTKLNVGDLATTEEDPLARVVRRKLKKRGILSGIPVVFSAEKPDPKKAKLLPLPDEEYERGKVDELSALKDFRVRILPVLGTMPSLFGLTITTWILSNISDKPLEPIEGKNRIKVYDGIYQSLAGQMSRIGISSQRIPLALKDVSYLVEEVFKGKSPISGTSTRLTLSKWDPSKPISLQNVVVLTKNEQKVHEDRVLKGKESLKDVYDTKVLELISQRFKEEAYYSQFR